In Mucinivorans hirudinis, the DNA window CAAATCATACTCCCTGCTGTGAGGTTGAGCTTGCTCAGAAATTTCTTATCGTGCATTTTTGCCTCGCTTATATTGACGTGCTTGGCACAATCGGCGTGAGCGTCTATCATCATATGCACCTTCAATCCACCCTTCTTCTTACCATCTCCTTTGGGGTTACGACCTACCCCCTTCATTATGTCCGAAAATAGGCGAATAGTGGTAGAATCGAAGATGTAAAACTTCTCAAAATCCACCCCCTTAATTCGGCTGACCGACAAAAGTGGCGAGTAGTGGCTCAATAACTCAAAGTAGTAATCCCTGAACAAAACCTCATCTCTATCTCGCAAAGCATCGCCTATGGTGCTTTTGGCGGGCGATTTATCTAGCCCCAAATAGCTCAACTTGCCTTGCAAGCCCTGCATTGCTGCTGCAATCTCGCCCACAGAATCACACCTGCTAAAGACCCCAAAGAGCAAAGTTATCAACTGCTCCCACGAGCGAAATCGTTTGTAGTACCTATCCGATTTGTGGCGGTGAACTAACAGGTCAAACTTCGCTCTTGGCAGAAAATCTACAACCTGTTTGAAAATCGGCTGACCGACTAAATTTTTATAACTATCTTTGCCCATAGTTGAATCTTGTATTGTTTGCACTTACAAAATTACAACTATCGGGGTAATTCTCTTCAAAGGGGATTACCCCTCTCTTTTTTTCTCAACTTTTTTGTCGGTCAGTAATGATAATTAATGATGCTATTCCTATTCGAATAACAGTCGGAGGTAATGAATCAACTACCAATTTTGCCTTCTCACTTCTTATTTCAGATGAAATATTATTATTGTTTGACATTAGTTCATAGATTATATTATTATACCATCAATAATATCCCTGAATAATAGCATAATTCACTGTAAATAAATGATATTTAAGCAAGAAATCCCCAAGTTAATAATTGGTTTTTAACATCCTGTCATTTATTAACGGTGGGTATAATTCCCCACTGAAATAGGCAGTGAAGTTTATTAGATTATGCTAGTATCTCCAAAATATTTTGAACGGTATTGGGCTACTATATTTAAGTTCCAAGCGACAGCTGATTTTTCACAAGTTCGTAATAATACTTTCTTTCTGAAATTAGAGAATTATGAGTTCCTGTTTCTACCACTTGACCACTATCAAGAACAACAATAAAATCTGCACTCTGTACAGTACTTAATCGATGTGCCACAATCAAAACAGTTTTACCATCATAATATGAATGTAATTGTTCTACAATGGCTTTTTCATTATTGGCATCAAGAGAATTTGTTGCTTCATCGAAGAAAATAAAAGGAGCATTATTGTACACCGCGCGGGCGATTAGCAGTCTTTGCCGTTGTCCTTGACTCAATCCTTGTCCCTCTGCACCTATGAACGTCTCATACTTTAAAGGCAATGACTTAACTGTGTCGAAAATATTAGCAACCTTAGAGTATAATACTTCCCTCTATTCGGACAGTTTTTGTATCTGCTTAAGATAGTATTTGTTTCTTTGCTCTCGGGTTATTGTTAGTTGTTGTTTTAGTGTTTGTTTCATTTCGTTGCCCTTAAGGGCAACGAAATGAAACAAACTTTTTCTATGCCGCCGTCATATAGACCTCACTCGGAGTCTTGTATTCAAGCGATTGATGTAGCCTTTCGGTGTTGTAAAGACGAAAATAGTCAGTCAAGCCATCATATAACTCTTTGCCGCTGCCGGGGTTCGACAGGTAAATATACTCATATTTTACGCTGCGCCACAACCTTTCGACAAAAATATTATCCAAAGCCCTACCTTTACCGTCCATACTTATCTGTATCTCATTTTCTTCAAGTATCTTAACGAACTCCTTGGCCGTTAACTCACTCCCTTGGTCGGTGTTGAATATCTCCGGCTTGCCGTATCTGGCAATAGCCTCTTTGAGCAACTCTTGGCAGAACTCGCTATCGTGAGTATTGCTTATCCCCCAAGCCAACACAAAGCGCGAATGCCAATCAATGATGGCGCACAGGTACATATAACCTCCATTCATTGGGATATAGGTGATGTCGGTACTCCAAACCTGATTTACCCTGTCAATAGTTAATCCTCGCAATAGATAGGGGTATATCTTATGCTCCTTATTATGCCACGTGGTGTTAGGCTTGGGGTAGATAGCACTGATGCACATATCCCGAAAGTAACGACGCACTCGCTTAGGGCTTATCGTAAAACCCTTCTTTCGCAAGTGTTCAGTCATCCGCTCGACACCATAGAAAGGCATTTTGGTATAGGTGCGGTCTATCTCTGCTTTAACAGCAAGCTCATCTGCACTTGCTCTTCCTTTGCTCGCATAGTATATGCCACTGCGGCAAATGTTTAGCAATATGCACTGCTGAACTAAACTCAGCCGAGGATGATTCTTTTCTACCATCTCTCTACGCTCGGCTAACGAGATTTGAGTAGCTCCCACTTTTTTTTTAAGAACTCGTTCTCTATCTCAAGCTGACCAATCTTGCGATAAAGATTGTTCTCTACCTGCTCATCAGACTTGACTTTACGCTCCTTGTCAGTCGAGAAAATGGCGGTCGCTCCCTCCTTGAACTGCTTCTTCCATACCCCAACCTGCGTCGGATGAACTTCATAAATCGAAGCAATCTCATTGACTGTCTTCAAGCCCTTGATAGCTTCCAAGGCTACTGCCGCTTTGGTCTCTGCCGAAATCTTTTTCCTCATAGTTTGTCTCATTTTTTATGAGACCAAAGATAACCAAATTATAGCTTAAACTGCTGTCCTATTTTGGGGGAGTATTATATCAACAACCCGTAATGCGCCGCAATGGAAGCCAAACACGCCGCACCACAATCTGTTATATCGTGCTGTCGAATCTCAATTCTACTCATAATCTATTTTGTCAATTACTAGTTCGGATGTGTTACCAAAAACAAGAGATTGGTCGTGTTTCAAACAGGCTGAATATCATTGCAACGAAAGCTGCAATCTTCTGAACAATAAACATATTACGGTTTTCGCCGCAATAGCCTGACCCCTACTTGATACGGGGACAACTAAAAGTAATCAGCAATGATGCAACCCAAGAGATTATATGATGAGTGTTTGAGAATCACTGTACAATTTTGCGAAGGTGGCATAATACAAATGTCCTTATTTAAGAGTCGCCATAAATATTAAATATGGATAGTAACAACACTATCAAATTGAAGAGTGAATGTATGGAAAGAACCGTTAATAAAGGTTGCTTACCTCGCCGCAGAATATATGCACTCATAAAAATCGCACCCGCTAATATTCCGCATATTATGTAACCAACAGAATAAAAATGTGTAGAAGCAAATAAAATTGATGATAATAAAATAACCACCCATAACTTATTGATAAGCCCAATTTTGCAACAAATCCAAAAAATAAACTTCTGAAATATCAAAGTCTCAATTAGTGGTACAATCAATATGGATAGAAAAATATCGTACACGTCAGTTTTATTAACATTCGGACCCTCTGAAAACTCTATGTCCGTAATGTTAAAGACATCCATAAAACCATTCATAAATAACATTACTGCCAACAAAATAAAAATGTTAATTAATATGAATAAAAAAACGTTTATACTTGACAGATAGTCGTATATGTTTTTCACCATAACTTAGTATGTTTATTTATCGCAAATACTATCAGACTACTTAGTAATATAGCAAGTGCTTTTTGCAAATAGAAACTACCTTTGAAATCTGTTGTCAATGATATTGACAGTAAACTACCCAAAGCGATAATTGACAATATCTTATTGTCAGAATCCCCATCCTTAGAAGTAACCTTATACAAGGAGAATACAAGTGGAACAACAAAGACAAAAACACCCCAATCGGCTATATTATAGAAGTTATTTTGCATACGCTCACTAATACAAACAGCCCAAATGACAGAGCATCCTGTTAAAAATAAAGTTACGAGTATCGTTTTATTCATTGTCAGTATTTAGGTTGAAACCCTGCAATTTCATTACAGGTACTTTCAGTTTCTATAAAATTTAGTTGTCATTGCGGCGAAATCCGCAATCTCCTCAGAGCCTTTGTAGAGCATATTGCGACTTTTGCCGCAATGACAAAAGAATTTCATTCTTTCATAAACCTATGGACTTTCAGTCCATAGTAATTTAGTTGGTGAAATTTAGAGTGGAGATAATCTCCACTCTGATTATTAGCGTTGGCTTATAAGTGATTTAGGGGCAAGCTATTAATAGTCTCTGAACAACTTCTTCCGACTGCACAAGAAGCATCAGCTATTGCTTCACCCGCAGCAATGACCAACTCTTTTGCCCAACCTAAATAATAACTAATATGTCCGCCTCCGGATACGTTCATAATTTCAGTTTCTGTCAACTCAGCTACTGAGTAATTGCTAATATTCATAATAGTTTTTTATTAGAGATTATATACTTATCACTTACCAAGCCACTTTCGCGCGTCAGCTGCGCCTCGTTCAAAATCGGCATTACTGTTTGTGTCATTCAACTCAGACACCAATAATCCAAGAAGAAACCAACCTATTGTTACCTGAAGGGCTATACCGCCGTTAGCTGTTTTTAACTCTTGCTTTGACATACCTCGTACGCCGTAAGCGTTTAAATCTAAGTTTTCATCTGTGTATATTTTTGTATTAATTTGTATAATAGCTATTTAAGGTATAATTAAGAGATTAAATTTTCATCTTCGTACTCCGTGCCTATAAAGGCAGTGGTAACACCTGTTGGTTCTTAATTTTGTGCCCAAATCTCTTTGGACATAGGTCAATTTCATACTCAAGCTCTTCTAACCCAACTTCAACGTAATATGTATGCAAATCCTCTGTTCTTTAAGCCTTATCTGTTTTTGGCTTTCTGCGTGGGTACTACAGATTTTTCAATTCGGAGGTGGTGGTGCAGTTTTGATTGTGTGTCGTCTAAATGGTATGGGGTTGTATCCGAGGATTCGATATAGTTCCGAGGCGGCATCTGTGGGGTCCGAACAGATGCGTAGTTCTATTTGTTCTCCGAGTGCGTTTTCTGCTTTGGTGGTAATAGCC includes these proteins:
- a CDS encoding Mobile element protein; translated protein: MGATQISLAERREMVEKNHPRLSLVQQCILLNICRSGIYYASKGRASADELAVKAEIDRTYTKMPFYGVERMTEHLRKKGFTISPKRVRRYFRDMCISAIYPKPNTTWHNKEHKIYPYLLRGLTIDRVNQVWSTDITYIPMNGGYMYLCAIIDWHSRFVLAWGISNTHDSEFCQELLKEAIARYGKPEIFNTDQGSELTAKEFVKILEENEIQISMDGKGRALDNIFVERLWRSVKYEYIYLSNPGSGKELYDGLTDYFRLYNTERLHQSLEYKTPSEVYMTAA